One window of the Hoplias malabaricus isolate fHopMal1 chromosome Y, fHopMal1.hap1, whole genome shotgun sequence genome contains the following:
- the LOC136678809 gene encoding sodium-independent sulfate anion transporter-like isoform X2 produces MMEPLSSEPTLSHQSLRDRLRSLCSFSSLRACVPMLTWLPRYNLTWLRMDLLAGLTVGLTVVPQGLAYAEIAGLPVQDITLGPTAIMSLLCSFYIERDPVYAVILTLLCGIIQTSMALLRLGFLLNFISYPVIKGFTCAAAVTIGFGQVKNILGLKGIPQQFMLQVYYTFHRIPEARAGDVILGLSCLFFLFMMTMMKRSLGSDEENPSLLVRASRGIVWSLATTRNALVVIVATCVAYSAEVMGYHIFTLTGKTAKGLPPFSPPQFSEITTNGTSVSFTEIVLDLGGGLAVIPLMGVLESIAIAKAFGSQNNYHINANQEFFAIGLTNILGSFFSAYPVTGSFGRTAVNSQTGVCTPAGGIFTGVVVLLSLAFLMPVFFFIPKASLAAVIICAVSPMIDCTVLLQIWRVCKLDVMPFLVTFLLCFWEVQYGIVAGVICSGLMLLYCLATPQLKISDHGVIVMELDSGLHFPAIQHLRSVLDKYALQVYTPRCVVLDCNHVSCIDYTVVTELKDVLKQFKLHNVSLVFTGLKPSVLEVFLAAKIPGFRQRDTVAAGLQTLTNNPHND; encoded by the exons ATGATGGAGCCCTTGTCCTCTGAGCCCACTTTGAGTCATCAGTCTCTAAGGGACAGACTAAGATCCCtctgctccttctcctccctCCGAGCCTGTGTTCCTATGCTCACCTGGCTGCCCAGGTATAACCTTACCTGGTTGAGGATGGACCTGCTGGCCGGGCTGACCGTGGGCCTGACTGTCGTCCCTCAAGGTCTTGCTTATGCTGAGATTGCCGGCTTACCTGTACAG GATATAACTCTGGGGCCAACAGCCATCATGTCTCTGCTGTGTTCTTTCTACATTGAGAGAGACCCGGTTTATGCAGTGATTCTGACACTTCTGTGTGGAATCATCCAGACATCCATGGCCCTTCTCAGACTGG GTTTTCTGCTGAACTTTATTTCCTATCCTGTGATAAAAGGCTTTACCTGCGCAGCTGCAGTTACCATTGGCTTCGGACAGGTCAAG aatatattggGTCTGAAGGGCATACCACAGCAGTTTATGCTTCAGGTTTATTACACCTTCCACAGAATACCTGAGGCCAG AGCTGGAGATGTGATTCTgggtctgtcttgtctgttttttcttttcatgatGACAATGATGAAGAGGAGTCTAGGCTCAGATGAAGAAAACCCATCGCTTTTGGTGAGGGCCTCCAGGGGCATTGTATGGAGTTTAGCCACCA CTCGAAATGCTCTGGTTGTCATAGTGGCGACCTGTGTTGCATACTCTGCAGAGGTCATGGGTTACCATATATTTACCCTGACAGGGAAAACTGCTAAAGGCCTGCCTCCATTCTCTCCTCCACAGTTCTCAGAGATAACAACCAATGGAACAAGTGTGTCCTTCACTGAGATTGTACTG GATTTAGGAGGTGGTCTTGCTGTCATACCACTAATGGGAGTGTTGGAAAGCATTGCTATTGCTAAAGCATTTG GCAGTCAAAATAATTACCACATTAATGCCAACCAGGAGTTTTTTGCAATTG gtcttACCAACATCCTAGGCTCCTTCTTCTCAGCATATCCTGTCACTGGAAGCTTTGGAAG AACTGCTGTAAACTCTCAGACTGGAGTGTGTACACCTGCAGGTGGAATAttcacag gtgtggTGGTGTTATTATCGCTGGCATTCCTTATGCCTGTGTTTTTCTTCATTCCAAAAGCTTCTCTGGCTGCTGTTATAATTTGTGCAGTTTCTCCGATGATTGACTGCACAGTTTTGCTGCAGATCTGGAGAGTCTGTA agcTGGATGTTATGCCATTTCTGGTAACGTTCTTGCTGTGTTTCTGGGAGGTGCAGTATGGCATTGTGGCAGGTGTAATTTGTTCAGGGTTGATGCTGCTTTATTGCCTTGCCACACCTCAGCTGAAG ATTTCTGATCACGGGGTGATTGTGATGGAGCTGGATAGTGGGCTACATTTTCCTGCCATACAGCACCTCAGAAGTGTACTTGACAAATATGCACTACAAG TTTATACTCCACGGTGTGTGGTATTGGACTGTAATCACGTCAGTTGTATTGATTACACTGTAGTGACTGAACTGAAGGATGTGCTGAAGCAGTTCAAACTACACAATGTCTCACTAGTCTTCACTGGACTAAAG CCCTCTGTGTTGGAGGTGTTTTTAGCTGCTAAAATCCCTGGCTTCAGACAAAGAGATACTGTGGCGGCTGGTCTACAGACACTGACCAATAATCCCCACAATGACTGA
- the LOC136678809 gene encoding sodium-independent sulfate anion transporter-like isoform X1, with amino-acid sequence MMEPLSSEPTLSHQSLRDRLRSLCSFSSLRACVPMLTWLPRYNLTWLRMDLLAGLTVGLTVVPQGLAYAEIAGLPVQYGLYSAFMGCFVYCVFGTSKDITLGPTAIMSLLCSFYIERDPVYAVILTLLCGIIQTSMALLRLGFLLNFISYPVIKGFTCAAAVTIGFGQVKNILGLKGIPQQFMLQVYYTFHRIPEARAGDVILGLSCLFFLFMMTMMKRSLGSDEENPSLLVRASRGIVWSLATTRNALVVIVATCVAYSAEVMGYHIFTLTGKTAKGLPPFSPPQFSEITTNGTSVSFTEIVLDLGGGLAVIPLMGVLESIAIAKAFGSQNNYHINANQEFFAIGLTNILGSFFSAYPVTGSFGRTAVNSQTGVCTPAGGIFTGVVVLLSLAFLMPVFFFIPKASLAAVIICAVSPMIDCTVLLQIWRVCKLDVMPFLVTFLLCFWEVQYGIVAGVICSGLMLLYCLATPQLKISDHGVIVMELDSGLHFPAIQHLRSVLDKYALQVYTPRCVVLDCNHVSCIDYTVVTELKDVLKQFKLHNVSLVFTGLKPSVLEVFLAAKIPGFRQRDTVAAGLQTLTNNPHND; translated from the exons ATGATGGAGCCCTTGTCCTCTGAGCCCACTTTGAGTCATCAGTCTCTAAGGGACAGACTAAGATCCCtctgctccttctcctccctCCGAGCCTGTGTTCCTATGCTCACCTGGCTGCCCAGGTATAACCTTACCTGGTTGAGGATGGACCTGCTGGCCGGGCTGACCGTGGGCCTGACTGTCGTCCCTCAAGGTCTTGCTTATGCTGAGATTGCCGGCTTACCTGTACAG TATGGCCTGTATTCAGCATTTATGGGCTGTTTTGTTTATTGCGTTTTCGGTACGTCAAAGGATATAACTCTGGGGCCAACAGCCATCATGTCTCTGCTGTGTTCTTTCTACATTGAGAGAGACCCGGTTTATGCAGTGATTCTGACACTTCTGTGTGGAATCATCCAGACATCCATGGCCCTTCTCAGACTGG GTTTTCTGCTGAACTTTATTTCCTATCCTGTGATAAAAGGCTTTACCTGCGCAGCTGCAGTTACCATTGGCTTCGGACAGGTCAAG aatatattggGTCTGAAGGGCATACCACAGCAGTTTATGCTTCAGGTTTATTACACCTTCCACAGAATACCTGAGGCCAG AGCTGGAGATGTGATTCTgggtctgtcttgtctgttttttcttttcatgatGACAATGATGAAGAGGAGTCTAGGCTCAGATGAAGAAAACCCATCGCTTTTGGTGAGGGCCTCCAGGGGCATTGTATGGAGTTTAGCCACCA CTCGAAATGCTCTGGTTGTCATAGTGGCGACCTGTGTTGCATACTCTGCAGAGGTCATGGGTTACCATATATTTACCCTGACAGGGAAAACTGCTAAAGGCCTGCCTCCATTCTCTCCTCCACAGTTCTCAGAGATAACAACCAATGGAACAAGTGTGTCCTTCACTGAGATTGTACTG GATTTAGGAGGTGGTCTTGCTGTCATACCACTAATGGGAGTGTTGGAAAGCATTGCTATTGCTAAAGCATTTG GCAGTCAAAATAATTACCACATTAATGCCAACCAGGAGTTTTTTGCAATTG gtcttACCAACATCCTAGGCTCCTTCTTCTCAGCATATCCTGTCACTGGAAGCTTTGGAAG AACTGCTGTAAACTCTCAGACTGGAGTGTGTACACCTGCAGGTGGAATAttcacag gtgtggTGGTGTTATTATCGCTGGCATTCCTTATGCCTGTGTTTTTCTTCATTCCAAAAGCTTCTCTGGCTGCTGTTATAATTTGTGCAGTTTCTCCGATGATTGACTGCACAGTTTTGCTGCAGATCTGGAGAGTCTGTA agcTGGATGTTATGCCATTTCTGGTAACGTTCTTGCTGTGTTTCTGGGAGGTGCAGTATGGCATTGTGGCAGGTGTAATTTGTTCAGGGTTGATGCTGCTTTATTGCCTTGCCACACCTCAGCTGAAG ATTTCTGATCACGGGGTGATTGTGATGGAGCTGGATAGTGGGCTACATTTTCCTGCCATACAGCACCTCAGAAGTGTACTTGACAAATATGCACTACAAG TTTATACTCCACGGTGTGTGGTATTGGACTGTAATCACGTCAGTTGTATTGATTACACTGTAGTGACTGAACTGAAGGATGTGCTGAAGCAGTTCAAACTACACAATGTCTCACTAGTCTTCACTGGACTAAAG CCCTCTGTGTTGGAGGTGTTTTTAGCTGCTAAAATCCCTGGCTTCAGACAAAGAGATACTGTGGCGGCTGGTCTACAGACACTGACCAATAATCCCCACAATGACTGA